The following proteins are co-located in the Deltaproteobacteria bacterium genome:
- a CDS encoding type 1 glutamine amidotransferase yields the protein MLSPDVSKPPIKVLILQCRELVDPMLDHEIECIVKKFKNTPTQVDIHNVIASPPTEDLLDIDALIIGGSGAYSVHHEEIQHWVKPTCAFIEKALKKSLPGFGICFGHQLVGQVLGSKVVTSSEHTEIGTVELDLTAEGKSDPVFGHLPKRFTAQTGHSDHVQTIPHGTTLMAKGSLLDTQAFKVEDAKFYSTQFHPDMTGAQARERYMAYHHKLQAVTPKATPEEAKRFELNRDDACALLGFFIDDVAEGSTPS from the coding sequence ATGTTGAGTCCAGACGTATCCAAGCCACCGATTAAGGTTTTAATTCTTCAATGCCGAGAGCTCGTCGATCCAATGCTTGATCACGAGATTGAATGCATCGTGAAGAAATTCAAAAACACCCCGACCCAAGTTGATATTCACAATGTCATCGCTTCGCCGCCGACTGAGGACCTTCTCGACATCGATGCGCTGATTATCGGAGGCTCCGGGGCTTACAGTGTTCACCATGAAGAGATTCAACACTGGGTTAAACCGACCTGTGCATTCATTGAGAAGGCACTGAAGAAAAGTCTTCCTGGTTTTGGAATCTGCTTCGGACATCAACTCGTTGGACAAGTGCTCGGATCAAAAGTGGTAACAAGCAGCGAGCATACCGAAATTGGTACAGTTGAGCTCGACCTCACCGCCGAGGGCAAGTCTGATCCCGTTTTCGGTCATCTCCCGAAACGTTTTACCGCCCAGACTGGGCATAGTGACCATGTTCAAACAATCCCACACGGTACCACCTTAATGGCAAAGGGTTCTCTACTCGATACCCAAGCTTTCAAGGTTGAGGATGCTAAGTTTTACAGCACTCAATTCCATCCAGATATGACTGGCGCGCAAGCACGCGAGCGCTACATGGCCTACCACCATAAGCTTCAAGCAGTCACACCAAAAGCCACGCCTGAAGAAGCCAAGCGCTTCGAGCTCAATCGCGATGATGCCTGTGCCCTTTTGGGATTCTTCATCGACGATGTTGCCGAAGGGTCCACCCCATCGTAG
- a CDS encoding response regulator, producing MATILITDDSTFARLHLRKVIHKLRPEWSIMESASPTEAMAKMKQEHVDVVLIDYHMQDVNGLALAAQLRKDRPDNLSVALVTANKQDKIKSKSEDLGIYFIGKPVTEESLSAFLETVSC from the coding sequence ATGGCGACAATATTGATAACAGATGACAGTACTTTCGCGAGACTTCACTTGCGCAAAGTGATTCACAAGTTGCGACCCGAGTGGTCGATAATGGAATCCGCGAGCCCAACGGAAGCAATGGCGAAGATGAAGCAAGAACACGTCGATGTGGTCTTGATTGATTACCATATGCAAGACGTAAATGGTCTCGCCCTTGCAGCACAGCTACGTAAAGACCGCCCGGACAACCTATCGGTTGCTCTGGTAACAGCAAACAAGCAAGATAAAATTAAGTCTAAGTCAGAAGATTTAGGTATTTATTTCATCGGCAAACCCGTCACGGAGGAGTCCCTGTCGGCCTTTCTGGAAACGGTGTCGTGTTAG
- a CDS encoding hydrolase: MITKSSFLPAWWAKNPHVQTCFASLCRRPATPSYRPERLELADGDFLDLVWVGQGVGPIIAVFHGLGGSMHSPYASGMLHALNKQGYRAVLMHFRGCSGEMNRVTRSYHAGETADMKLVLAALRERVGYETPIYGLGYSLGGNALLKYLGESGKDCLLDAAIAVSVPMQLALCAKRLKEGTSRIYQWHLLRALKKNLIIKMRKVQMGAVLGLTEDEVALVKDLPTFDDRVTAPLHGFRGAEHYYETCSSRQFLKSIAKPTLILHSTDDPFMFPEVVPKEHELGESVTLELSSTGGHVGFVSGTVPWKPVYWLEGRITEYFDTLKGNQAAAKKRVA; encoded by the coding sequence ATGATTACAAAGAGTAGTTTTTTACCTGCATGGTGGGCCAAGAATCCACACGTTCAAACTTGTTTTGCAAGCTTGTGCCGTAGACCAGCGACTCCGTCCTATAGACCGGAGCGTTTGGAGTTGGCCGATGGCGACTTCCTCGATTTGGTTTGGGTGGGACAGGGAGTTGGTCCTATTATTGCCGTATTTCATGGTCTTGGCGGTTCGATGCATTCACCCTATGCCTCGGGCATGCTTCATGCTCTGAACAAGCAGGGTTATCGAGCAGTGTTAATGCACTTTCGTGGCTGCAGCGGTGAGATGAACCGAGTAACACGCTCCTACCATGCAGGTGAGACTGCCGACATGAAGCTTGTTCTGGCGGCACTAAGAGAACGGGTCGGTTATGAAACACCCATTTATGGTCTCGGTTACTCACTGGGCGGGAATGCACTGCTGAAATATCTCGGTGAATCTGGCAAGGATTGTTTACTCGATGCAGCCATAGCCGTCTCGGTGCCAATGCAATTAGCTCTCTGTGCTAAGAGGCTGAAGGAGGGTACTTCGCGTATTTACCAATGGCACCTTCTTCGCGCTCTCAAGAAAAATCTCATTATCAAAATGAGAAAGGTTCAAATGGGAGCTGTGCTTGGTTTGACAGAGGACGAAGTTGCTTTGGTTAAGGATTTACCAACCTTTGATGATCGGGTTACAGCACCTCTGCATGGTTTTCGGGGAGCAGAGCATTATTACGAAACCTGTAGCAGCCGTCAGTTCTTAAAAAGTATCGCAAAGCCGACCTTGATTCTGCATTCTACAGATGACCCATTCATGTTCCCAGAAGTGGTACCAAAAGAGCATGAGCTTGGAGAGAGTGTGACGCTGGAACTTAGTTCTACGGGCGGTCATGTCGGGTTTGTAAGTGGAACGGTCCCTTGGAAGCCAGTTTACTGGTTAGAGGGAAGGATTACTGAGTATTTTGATACCTTGAAAGGTAATCAAGCCGCGGCCAAGAAAAGAGTAGCTTGA
- a CDS encoding VOC family protein, with protein MSLDAFDKLQPFHLAIPVLDLEATRAFYVDFLGSKQGRSAPRWIDFNFFGHQVSVHLVDEDENFVVPTNGVDGDRVPARHFGVVLTWSDWQKLSSRLVQENTDFLIAPKIRFEGEPGEQGTFFLLDPSGNALEFKSFKEPERLFAT; from the coding sequence ATGAGCTTGGATGCTTTTGATAAGCTACAACCCTTTCATTTGGCGATTCCAGTCCTCGATCTGGAGGCTACAAGGGCATTTTATGTCGATTTTTTAGGCTCTAAGCAGGGCCGCAGTGCGCCAAGATGGATAGATTTTAACTTTTTTGGTCACCAAGTATCGGTCCATTTGGTGGATGAGGACGAGAATTTTGTGGTGCCCACGAATGGAGTGGATGGAGATAGGGTGCCGGCGCGGCATTTCGGTGTGGTCCTTACTTGGAGTGATTGGCAAAAGCTGAGCTCTCGTTTGGTGCAAGAGAACACAGACTTCCTGATTGCTCCCAAAATCCGGTTTGAGGGTGAACCTGGTGAACAGGGCACATTCTTTTTGCTCGATCCAAGCGGAAATGCTCTGGAATTCAAGTCATTTAAGGAGCCCGAGCGGCTATTTGCCACTTAA
- a CDS encoding DUF481 domain-containing protein, which yields MFLQEFNKISGLCIAFTVLLAADPAWAIVNVMDKGDQKSETGLTGEVNGSLSLRSGNKNWLNLDVGLNLTYRLYRHTFILKGSLEHQAGALNSLEPQISESFEHFRYRYEFLDDLFVESFVQHQFDQVKRIKLRFLHGIGVRFIHSFESVEITMGTTWMLEYEKEEEEFWDCEDGEACSQWVHRWSSYLTVDWEVMENIFVGTTNFIQPLFANLYDWRLLNDNYIEFRANKWLAMRSSYTLEYDSYPAPRVVHQLDTRIRASIVVRFE from the coding sequence TTGTTTCTTCAGGAATTCAACAAGATATCAGGTCTCTGCATCGCGTTCACGGTGCTCTTAGCCGCCGATCCAGCGTGGGCAATTGTCAATGTAATGGATAAAGGGGATCAAAAGTCGGAGACAGGCCTGACCGGAGAAGTAAATGGCTCTCTTTCACTGCGATCTGGCAACAAGAACTGGCTCAACCTTGATGTGGGTTTGAATCTAACCTACCGACTTTATCGACATACCTTCATTCTCAAAGGGAGTTTGGAGCATCAAGCTGGTGCGCTGAATTCTCTTGAGCCGCAAATCAGTGAGAGTTTTGAACACTTCAGATACCGTTATGAATTTTTGGATGATCTCTTCGTGGAGAGCTTTGTCCAGCACCAGTTTGACCAAGTAAAACGAATCAAATTGAGATTTCTACACGGCATCGGCGTACGCTTTATTCATAGCTTTGAATCCGTCGAGATAACGATGGGTACAACATGGATGCTAGAATACGAAAAAGAAGAAGAAGAGTTCTGGGACTGTGAAGACGGAGAGGCTTGCTCACAGTGGGTTCACCGGTGGTCGAGTTACCTAACGGTAGACTGGGAAGTCATGGAAAATATCTTTGTCGGTACGACCAACTTTATTCAGCCTTTGTTTGCCAATTTGTACGATTGGCGTTTACTCAACGATAACTACATCGAATTTAGAGCTAACAAGTGGCTGGCGATGCGTTCTTCTTACACCCTTGAGTATGACAGTTACCCGGCACCGCGAGTTGTTCATCAACTTGATACCCGTATTCGGGCAAGTATCGTTGTGCGGTTTGAATAA
- a CDS encoding MFS transporter produces the protein MPKLWTKPFVNLTVAHMLQGLGYSSMPLLPVYLAHLGAGRAQIGQIMACSAIGGLLFRPLVGWALDFWGKRKTLMVGTTVVVMALFLIGTIGEIGPTAYVARFVFGMGAGALFSGYFALASDLIPEKRRTEGLALFGIFGLIPLAVNPIIGRAGFADAELRYYFPMLGVVVLSSIIFLVGSGESKSSGAAKPKDKVAVRDVLSALMARPLWSLWCATVAFASMVTIFIAFATVAAEARGIENPAWLWATYGTGAVGVRVIGARLPDQLGPHNIVAPALAAYGMACVLMSGATTQAEMLTAGALAGVGHGYCFPVLVSQVVSRIPEHFRGSSMAMFTALWEMSAVVTGPGFGSYADAYSDQAMFALAALVALLGLVAWAILEHGYSRSASRERKSLHFET, from the coding sequence CGTAAATCTAACGGTTGCTCACATGCTCCAAGGCCTTGGTTATTCCTCGATGCCATTGTTACCGGTGTACCTTGCCCATCTTGGGGCTGGCCGTGCGCAGATCGGTCAAATTATGGCTTGCTCCGCAATCGGTGGGCTTTTGTTCCGTCCTTTGGTGGGGTGGGCCCTCGATTTCTGGGGAAAACGTAAGACTTTAATGGTTGGGACCACGGTTGTGGTGATGGCGCTTTTCCTGATCGGCACCATTGGTGAGATCGGTCCCACGGCCTACGTCGCCCGATTTGTGTTTGGGATGGGAGCGGGAGCACTCTTCTCGGGGTATTTCGCGTTGGCCTCTGATCTGATTCCTGAGAAACGCCGCACTGAAGGTTTGGCACTTTTTGGAATCTTTGGCCTCATACCTCTGGCCGTCAATCCCATTATCGGCCGGGCCGGTTTTGCCGATGCGGAGCTTCGATATTATTTTCCGATGCTCGGTGTGGTGGTTTTGAGTTCCATTATCTTTTTAGTGGGAAGTGGCGAAAGCAAGTCATCGGGTGCTGCGAAGCCGAAAGATAAAGTCGCGGTGAGAGATGTACTAAGCGCTTTGATGGCCAGGCCTTTGTGGTCTCTGTGGTGCGCAACGGTTGCATTCGCTTCGATGGTGACGATTTTTATCGCGTTCGCGACGGTTGCTGCCGAGGCACGTGGCATTGAAAACCCGGCTTGGCTCTGGGCTACCTATGGAACGGGAGCGGTGGGGGTTCGTGTGATTGGTGCACGGTTACCCGATCAGTTGGGGCCGCATAATATTGTAGCTCCCGCCTTGGCTGCTTATGGGATGGCGTGTGTATTGATGTCTGGAGCAACAACGCAGGCAGAAATGTTAACTGCGGGAGCTTTAGCCGGGGTAGGGCATGGTTATTGTTTCCCGGTATTGGTGAGCCAAGTGGTGAGCCGAATTCCCGAGCACTTTCGAGGTTCCTCCATGGCTATGTTTACGGCGCTTTGGGAGATGTCTGCTGTAGTGACAGGACCGGGCTTTGGAAGTTATGCAGATGCTTACAGTGACCAAGCCATGTTTGCGTTGGCTGCTTTGGTGGCCTTACTGGGTCTTGTAGCTTGGGCCATCTTAGAGCATGGTTATTCTCGAAGCGCTTCCAGGGAGAGAAAATCTCTCCACTTTGAGACTTGA